From Thunnus maccoyii chromosome 21, fThuMac1.1, whole genome shotgun sequence, the proteins below share one genomic window:
- the LOC121888330 gene encoding GTPase IMAP family member 7-like encodes MIGKTGVGKSAVGNTILGDERFKSCPASESVTQSCQKYEKRLDDRGVSVVDTSGILDTAQSPEDTKKEIVKCVKVSCPGPHVFLLVLQVGRFTREEKNSVEALQELFGPKANQHMIVLFTYGDKLQGTTIQEYVRTGNPDLRRVIQSCGNRFHVFENTRNDRNQVVELIKKIDDMVAGNGGACYTDAMYQEVQATAKRLNVKAENLDDEKLTFIAELLMRVMNFLEILNKP; translated from the coding sequence ATGATTGGAAAAACTGGTGTGGGCAAGAGTGCTGTTGGAAACACCATTCTGGGAGACGAACGTTTCAAATCCTGTCCTGCCTCTGAGTCAGTGACTCAGTCCTGTCAAAAATATGAGAAACGCTTGGATGACAGAGGAGTTAGTGTGGTAGACACATCAGGGATTCTGGACACTGCACAATCCCCAGAAGACACCAAAAAAGAAATTGTGAAATGTGTCAAAGTCTCATGTCCTGGTCCTCATGTGTTCCTGCTGGTCCTCCAAGTTGGTCGATTCACCAGGGAAGAGAAAAACTCAGTGGAAGCCCTGCAAGAGCTGTTTGGTCCAAAAGCTAACCAGCACATGATTGTGCTGTTTACTTATGGTGATAAGCTCCAAGGCACAACCATACAAGAGTATGTACGTACTGGCAACCCAGACCTCCGACGAGTCATCCAAAGCTGTGGAAACAGGTTCCACGTCTTTGAAAACaccagaaatgacagaaaccaagTGGTGGAGCTGATCAAGAAGATCGATGACATGGTTGCTGGAAACGGGGGGGCATGCTACACAGATGCCATGTATCAAGAAGTTCAGGCCACTgcaaaaagactaaatgtgaaAGCAGAAAACTTGGATGATGAGAAGCTGACATTTATTGCTGAATTGCTGATGCGTGTCATGAATTTCTTGGAAATACTTAACAAACCGTAA